GAACGGGCTTGTTCACGCGGTACGGAGTATGGCTAGTCATCGTGGTGCAACGCCTCCAGCTGTTTCAGGCGGCGTTCGAGCCGTTTCTGGCAGGTGGCCACAAAAGCCAGGTAGCCGCACAGTCCCAGCCAAACCACAATGTTGGCCGCAAGCAGATAGCCTTGATTGCTCATATGTCAGTCCTACCTCGTCTGATGAAGAAATATGTTTCGAATGGCCGCCGACTGGCCGAGCTGCCTGGCGCGAAGAGACAGGAGGGCCGCCCAGAAGAGCCCCACCGCGGCGATGCTCACCAGCACGGCCGCGAGCATTTCCGGCTCAAGCCCGCCCCCCTGCGATCCGAAAACCGTGGGGTGGATGGAGCGCCATTTGCGGGCGGAATAAAACACGAGGGGCACGTCCAGAAAGGCGACCACGCCCAGGGCGGCGCGCACAACCGGGCCCCGCTCCCCGCCGACGCCGGACTGGCGCAGGATGAGATAGGCGGCGTAGACGAACCACATGATAAGCGTTGTGGTGAGTCTGGGGTCCCAGGTCCACCAGACGTTCCAGATGGGTTTGCCCCACAGCGACCCGGTGACCAGGGCCAGGCCGGAGAAAAGAACGCCCAGCTCGCACGCGGCGCCAGCCAGCCGGTCCCACCTGTTGTCCTTCTTGATGAGCACCATGAGCGAGGCCAGAAACACGGTGAAAAAGCTCATCATGGCCCACCAGGCCAAGGGCAGGTGAATGTAGAAGATCTTCTGCACCACGCCCATGGTTTCCTCCACGGGAGCGTGCATCCAGATGAACCATTGGGCAATCGTCAGGGCTGCGGCGGCCAAGGCCGCCAATACGGCTGTCATCCTATTCCTCGCCTGTGTAGATGAACGGAAAAAGAACCAGCGCCGCGGCACAGAACACGGCGGCGAAAGCCCCGGCCAGCCCGAGCCAGTCCAGCCCCGCGTCCGTGCCCAGTATCACTCCCTCCAGCAATCTGATTCCGGCAAGAAGCGCGGGAATGATCAGCGGGAAAAAGATGACCGTGAGCAGGGATTCGCGCGACGTCTTGCCCGAAGCCAAGGCGCCCATGAAGGAACCGAGCCCGGCAAGGCCAAGGTCAACCACCAGCACGGTGGCCCCCCCCAGGGCTGGGGAACCGGCCACACCCTGTCCCAAAAACGCCGCGACCGCCACGGCAAATACCAGCTGGCAGCACAGGATCAAAACCAGGCCAGCCATGGCCTTGCCCAGCCAGACGGCCTGGGGCGGCATGGGGGACATGGCCAGGCCAAGCCGCGCGCCATTGCCCTCTTCCAGGGCGTAGAGCCCGCTGAACACCAGCACCTGGGCGAAAAGCGTGGACAGCCAGAAGATGGCCGCCGCGGCCAGCGCGGGCACTTCTTCGCCAGGCCTTCTCGAAAGGCTGAAGACGAATATGACCAGGAGCCCCAACAGGGCCGTCTGGGCCAGGCCCTGGGCTCCGCGCAGACACAGGCGCAGATCCTTGGCCGCTATGCGCAGCGCTGGGCTCAGCATACAGACGCCCCGGACATCACGGATGCGTCGAATCCGGCAACCGGTCCCAGATAGCCAACGCGCCCCCGGTCCAGATGCAGGACGTCGTCGGCCTTGGGAAGGTCGCGCTCAAGGTGGTGGCTCACCCAGACAACGGCGCGTTCTCCCTGCCTGGCCCGGGCTATCTCCTGGTGGAGAACGGCCTTGGACGCCTCGTCCAGGCCTGTGTCCGGTTCGTCGAGAAAAAGAAGCTTGGGTGCGATGCAGAACACCCGGGCCAGATTCAGGCGCTGGGCCATTCCTCTGGAAAAATGCCCGGCCCGTTCCTGGGCGAATTTTTTAAGCCCCACCCGGTCCAGGGCCAGCTCCAGGGCGGAGTCGTCAAGGCCGAGTCCGTACAGTCCGGTCCAGAAGCGCAGGTTCTCCAGGGCCGTGGCCTCGCCGTAGAGAAAGGTCTGGTGCCCCAGGTAGGCCATCTCGCGCCTGTCCAGAGACGTCTCCACCTTTCCGGCGGAGGGTTTCGAGAGCCCGGCCATGACCCGAAGCAGGGTGGATTTCCCCGCTCCATTGGCCCCGACGACCATAAGAGCCCGGCCGGGAAGGACCTTTACGTCCAGCCCCTTGAAAACCAGGCGGTCGCCGTAGAACTTGGCCACAGCCGAGAGACTGAGCATCTCAGGGCTCTTGGCTCTGGGCGCGCCCCAGGCACAAAAAACCAGCCAGGCACATGAGCGTTCCGCCGATCCAGAACCAGTTCACCAGGGGGTTGATGCTCACCTTGATGCTGGCGCCCTTGTCCCCGGTATAGGCCAGGAGGGTGGCGTAGAGTTCCTCGCCAAACGATGGAATCACGGAGACTTCGGCAAAAGGCTGAGGGAAGTTCTTGTAGATGCGCCTCTCCGGAGTCAGCTCGCCCAGGGCTTTGCCGTCTTTGCTGACATCGATCTTGGCCCTGCCCCCGCCGTAACCGGGAGTGGAGAATTCCTCCAGGTCCACGTAGGTCAGCTTGTATTCACCCAGTTCCACGGACTGGCCGGGAGAGACGATAGCTTCCTTGGACTGCTGGTAGGGGCCGGAGAAGGCAACGCCCAACAGCACCAGGGCCAGGCCGGCGTGCAGCATCCAGGCCCCGAGCCCGCCTTTCAGGTTTCGGGCGGCCCTGGAGGTGGCAAGCAGCATGGCCAGGCTCACCAGCGCGGACACGGCCGAGGCCATGCCGACCAGCGGAACAGGCTTGCGGTACCCCATGGTGAAAAACGCGGCAGCCGAGGCGAGCATGGCCACCAGGGCAACCATGGCCCAACGGGGTTCGCGCAGGCCGTCCTTCCAGCTGAGCCACGGGCAGAACGCCAGAATGACGCCCACCACAACGAAGAGCGGGTTGCACACCCTGTTGTAGAAGTTGGCGTCCAGGCCCACGGGGTTGGCGCTCCACAGCTTGGAGATCACCGGCCACAGGGTCCCAAGGAACACCACCCCGGCGCAGGCCATGAGCAGCCAGGCCAGGGCCACCAGCATGCCCGGAAGGGAAACCAGCCCGGACATGGGTTTAGAGGCGGTAGCTGGCTTTCCGGTGAAGCCGACGACGAGTGTCACCGCCAAGCCAACGAGAATAAACGTCAGGAGCGGCCGCCCCACCCCGCCCTCGCCGAAGGCGTGCAGGGATTCGATCACGTTGCTGCGCACCAGATAGGTGGCGAAGAAGCAGAGCAGCATGGTCAGGGCCATGAGGATCACGTTGGTGCGCTTAAGCGCCCCCCGGCGCGATTCCACCACCGCCGTGTGTATGAAGGCCGTGGCCGAGAACCAGGGGATGAGCGAGGCGTTCTCCACCGGGTCCCAGGCCCAATAGCCGCCCCACCCCAGCTCCATGTAGGCCCACCAGCAGCCCAGGACGATGCCTGCCGTGAGCATTATCCAGGAAACGATGGTTATGCCACGGGTGTTGGCAAGCCAGGAGGTCTTCTCACCGGTAATCCAAGAGGACAAGGCCAGGCAGCCGGGCACGGCGAATCCCGCATAGCCGAGAAACAAGAGCGGCGGATGAAATATCATCCCGGGGTTCTGCAGAAGCGGATTGAGCCCCTTGCCGTCCATGGGCGCGGGCATGAGCTTCAAGAACGGGTTGCTCGGCCCCGTGAGCAGAAGAAGAAAAAAGGCCTCCACAGCCAGGAAGAACATCCAGAAATGCACCTTGGTTTCAGGCGCGAGCCGTCCGTAGCCCCGGGTCATGGAGAAGGCCAGGCCGAAAAGCGCGGTCATCCAGGCCCAGAAAAGCAGAGAACCGGCCTGCCCGGCCCAGAACGCCGTAAGTGCGTAGAAGAGCGGCAGAACGCGGTCGGAATAACTGTAGACGTATTCGTAGGAGAAATCACGCTTGTACAGGGCGATGAAGAGCACCACGGACACGGCCGTCAGAACCGAGAAAAGCACGCTCTGCCCGGCCTCGAGCCAGGAGGCCTTCCCGGGATCTTTGTTGAACAGCTGCCATGCAGCGAGCCCTGCCAAGGCCAACGCACCGATAAGAGACAACAAAAGCGCCCAATGGGCGGCAAAATGCATACGATTCCCCCTTAGGGCGTAGGCCCCGGCGGCTTTCTCAGCCCCGGGTCTCTTTGCGGTTTTCTTTCTGGTATTTGGACGGACACTTGGTCATGAGCGTGGTGGCCCCGAAGACTCCCTTGCCAGGGGTCATCCCCCCCTCCACTATGACCTCGACACCAGGCTTGAAGGTATCGGGAACGGCCCCCTTGTACTCCACGAGGAGCGTCTTGGCCTTGTCGTCCTTGTCAAGGAGGGTGAAACTCACGCCAAGCCCTCCGGGGGCGGTGGTCAATCCTTCCTCGGCCACGGTGCCGAAAAGCCTTGCCTGCCCGAGCTTCTCGGGGGTGACGGCCAGGGCCTCGCTCACATTGAGAAAATAGACCGAACCTTCATCCAGCCCGGAGTAGATGAGCCAGCCGAGACCTCCGAGAAAAAGAAACGCCGCGGCCGCGTACACGCCTGTCTTGCTGTTTCCCGCCATCAATTCCCCCCACCCGGTGTCTGGTCACGAAGAAGCTGTTCCCGGCGCACCCTGGCCAGCTCTCTCATATCCGCGACCTCATCGGTCTCGTCAACGATTTCCTTGCCAAGGATTTCCTCCAGGACGTCCTCGAGCGTGATCACGCCACACACCCCGCCGTATTCGTCCAGAACCACGAACAGGTGCATCTTGGACTCGATAAAGCGAATGAGAACCTTATCCAAGGACATGGTGTCCAAAACGAACTGCACCGGCTTCATTATCTGGGAAAGCTTGAGCCCATGCTGGTCATTGGCCAGGGCCTCAAAAACCTGACGCCTGAAGGCGATGCCGACAACGTTCTCCGGGTCGTCCGCTTCGTAGACCGGAACGCGGCTGTGGGGCCAGAGTGGATTCTCCTCCCTGGCCCGGGCCACCGTCGTATCCGCTGAAAGCGAGAACACCACCGTGCGCGGGGTCATTATCTGGCGAACCTGCTTGGTGTCCAGAGCAAGTATGTTGGTGATGGACATCTCTTCCAGGGCGTTAATCTTGCCGGCACGGCTGGTGAGCCTGACCATGGCCCGGATGTCGTCTTCCGATGCGTCCGGTCCCTTGGATTTGGGTTTGACCAGGTTCACCAGGAAGCCGCTGGCCCAAATCACCGGGGTGAGCACCGTCACCATGAACTTCAGAGGGCCGGCCAGAACGGGACTGAGCCTTCTCGCATAGGCAACGCCCATGGTCTTCGGAAGAATCTCCCCGAAAACGAGAATGAACACCGAAAACAACGCCGTGAAATAGATGAGCTGTTCGTCGCCCAGCACCCCGACGGCCAGTGCGCCCGCCACGGCTGACCCGGCGGCACAGGCCATGGTGTTCACCGTGAGGATGGCAGTGATGGGTTTTTCTATGTTCATGCGCATCTGGTACATGATCTCGCCCGAGCGTTTCCCCTCGGCGCGCATGCGTTCTATCCAGCTCCAGCGGAGCGAATAGAGCACCGCTTCGCTCAGGGAGCAAAACGAGGTCAGAACCAGGGCAAAGGCGATGGCCAGGAGGAGCTCAAGCATGTGGGGATGAAGAACGGGGCTTCACTGGTCGAGGCTGGAACACGGGTATCGTCCGTCGCTTTTCAGGTTTCAGTGTATTTTAAGCCTTTCTGGGACATTGTAAAGGCTAAGCTACCATCCCAGAGCGATTCTATCCGGCTCGCCCACGGGCAACACCGTCTCCCAGGCGGGCTTCGCGGCCAAGGGCAGATAGCCCGTAGCTTCAAGCAAGGCCTGTCCCTGGGGGCCAGCCATGTACCGCATGAACGCGGCGGCCAGGGGCGACGGGTCCGTGCCCATGGCCGCGTACATCAATCTGTATACCCTGTAGCGTCCGGCCTTGAAGGCCTCCAAGTCCGGCGCGACACCCTCCAGGGCCACCGGCTTGAGCGTGGCGTCCAGGTCGCGCATGCTGATGAACCCGAGGGTCTCCTTGTTTCTTCCAAGGGTGAACCGCATGGCGGGCTGGCTGGACACGCTGACATTGCCGGGCTTGGTGTCGGGTTTTCCCTCGATCTCGGAAGCTTCGATGTAAATCGGCATGACGGGATACGAGCCGCCACCCACGGATTCCCACGTCCTTATCTTGGCGCTGAAGAGCAGGCGGAGCTGATCAATCGAGAGAGGACCGACGGTGTTGACCGGATTGACCACAACGACCACCGGATCCACTCCGTAGGCAACGAAAGAGAGGCTTGCCCCCTGCTGCTGGTGTGCCTCAGGCGGATTGCGGTCATACAGGCAGATATCCGCCTGGCGGAAGCGGACGCGCCTTAGCCCCATGCCTGGCCCGGTCAAGGTGAAGGTTATCTTCACAGACGGATTCTGGGCCATAATCTTCTCGGCAGCCTCGCGCGCCGCGATGAGACCCACGTCGCTCCCTGTTATCCTCAACTCCCCGGACAAGCCCGCGAACGGATTCTCTACCGGGACGGCCAAGGCCTGCGCGAAAGAAACGAGCACCAAAAGCAAAGCCGTAACAAGCGACCTCATTGGGCATCCCCCGCGACCGGAGCCTTGACCACCTGCGGCAGGAAGAACCGCTCGGCGACCTGCTCCACCACCACGTCAGGCTTCTCGGACTCGATGAGTTCCTTGTCGAACAGGCCCTGTTTCCCGCCAAGCCCGGGCCTCATCCATACATAGACGGAACGGCTGAAGTGCTCGCCCAGAAATCCCAGGATGTCCCAGAAATACGAATCGTGGAAAAAAACCGCCTTGGGCAGCCCCGGGACGTCGCCTCGCAAGGAGGCCTGGGCCGGCTGCGTATAGCCAGGCTTGAAAATCCCCGTGCTCACGCCCCTGGCGGACAGAGGTTTCTTGGGCAGCATGAATACCTTGTGTTCGGTGACCAATTCCTCAAGCCCCACCATGTAGGACAAGTCCCCGCCCAGAAAGGTGTAGTCCTGGGGATAAAACTCGTCGGCGCTCATGGGCTTTAATTTCGGGAAATCCCTGCCCAGGCGCTCGATCACCGCCTGGTAGCTCGGGAAGGCGCCCCGGGCGTTCCAATGGCTGTCCGTTGCGTAGAACACCTGCGCGGTCTTCTTGGCTTCCTGAAGCACCAGGCGTAGGTCCAGCACATTGAGGTCCGTCTTGGCTTCAAGAAAAGCCATGACCTGCTCCATGCGCGAAGACTGGCCCACCTGCTTGAATTCATCGGGCAGGTATTCCGGGTACAGGGTGTTCTTGTTGGGAGCTATGACCACCAGATACTTGATGCCCCGCTCGGCAAGCCAGGCCTTGCGCTCCTCGTAGATGGAGGCCAGATGCTTCAGTTGTGGCTCTGTGAGCGGCTTTACGGCGCGGTGTTCTTCCAGAACGTCTATGGTCCGGTCCTTGGCCAGGTAAAGCCACCCCTCCTTGCCGACAACAACCGGCGAATTCCCGGATATGGAGCCGAACAGGGTGGCTGAAGAGTAATTGTACCAGCGGATGAGAAGCCCGCGTAAGGGAAAGTTCTTGTCCAGCCAGCCCGAAGCCATGCTCTTTCCCATGGCTTTGAACACATCAAAATTCCATGCGAAATCAGGAAATGGAGAATTGGTGGCTTCCGCGAGTTTCCCCTGGGGGGCCAGGTTCAAGACCTGAGCGGTCAAGGGGATGCAGAGGACCAGGCAAAAAAAGACCGAGCAGCAGGCTGCCACGAGCCTCCGGCCCGAAAAGACATGATTCACGCTATAACCTTTTCCATAGGGCCAAACTCAAGACCATATCTTGAGGATCTGGTCCCTCTGGCGGTTGAGTTGCTCCTCGACTGTGCGAGGGATGAGAAAACGCAGGTTCGCCCCGCGCCGGAAACGCTCTCTTACAAAGGAGGCGCTGATGTCAAGGCGTGGAATGTCAACGAGTTCGATGCGTTTGCCGGAGTCCATGCGCCACCGGCCCGGACCGTCCGGTTCGCAACGGATCTCCGGCCTGGCCGCGAGATAGGCTTCCACCTCCGCCCTTCCCAGATGATCCCGGGTGGCCACGGCCAGATTTGCCAGGCTGCCGAGTTCCGTGCCGTGCCTCCACGAGTGCAGGTTTAATAGGTCGCTCGCCCCCATGATGAAATGGATGTCGTCTTCGGGATTTCTGACTGCGAGCTCTGTCAAGGTATCCCAGGTGTAGGACGGACCGGGACGCTCGGCCTCCATGAGATTGACGCGCAAGCTTTCCATGCCTTGAATGGCCAAGGAAAGAAGCTCGGCCCGAAGCTCGAAGGGCAGCATGCCCCCGTCGGATTTATGGGGAGGCCTGGCTGCCGGAATGAGTTCGACCCGGTCCAGGTTCAAGGCCTCGGCCATTTCCACGGCAAGACGGACATGAGCCACATGCACCGGGTTGAACGAGCCGCCCAGAATGCCCAGGCGCGACATCGGTATTACCTCCCGCCCGCACTCAGGCCCAAAGGGATCAGGCCCGCAATGAGAACCTCGCCGGTCACTACCCCCTCACCTGCCCCTGCCCGAACACAACGAATTTCAGGCTGGTGAGTTCCTTGACCCCCATGGGGCCATACGCGTGCAGCTTGGAGGTGCTGATGCCGATCTCGGCGCCAAGACCCAGTTCACCGCCGTCGTTGAAGCGGGTCGCGCAGTTGATGCCCACCATGGAGGCGTCCGCCTCGCGCAAAAAGCGCATGGCCCGGTCGTGGTTGGCCGTGAGAATGCATTCTGTATGGTTGGAGCCGTAGGCCGCGATATGCTCCAGAGCGGCGTCCATGTTCTCGACAACGCGCACGGCCAGAACGTAGTCCAGGAATTCATAGCCCCAGTCGGCCTCGGTGGCGGGTTTGGCCGTGGGACCGAGCAGAGGAAGAGACGCGGGGCAAGCCCTGAACTCAACGCCGCGCTTGCCAAGGGACTCGGCCAGCCTGGGGAGCAGGACGGACGCGGCGGCGCGGCTGACCAGCAGGCATTCCAAGGCGTTGCACACGCCGGGGCGCTGGCACTTGGAATTGTCCACGATGGTCACCGCCCCTTCCAGGTCGGCATCCTCATCCACATAGATATGGCAGACGCCCTTGTAGTGTTTGAGAACCGGCATGGTGGCCGCTTCGACCACCGAGCGGATGAGTCCTTCGCCGCCACGGGGGATCATGACGTCGATATACTCGTCCAGCTTGCACAGAGCCGGCACGGCGGCGCGGTCGGTGGTGTCCACCAGGCGCACGGCTCCGCCGGGCAGCCCGGCCTCTTCCAGGGCCTGGCTCAAAAGGGCCGCCAGGGCCATATTGGAATGAAACGCCTCGGACCCGCCGCGCAGGACTACGGCATTGCCCGCCTTCAGGCACAGGATGGCCGAATCCACGGTGACGTTGGGCCGCGACTCGTAGATCATGCACACCACGCCAAGGGGAATGCGCATTTTCCCGACCATGAGCCCGTTGGGCCGCTGCCACATGGTTTCTATTGCCCCGACCGGATCGGGCATGGCCGCAACGTCCAGGCAGGCCTTGGCCATTGACGCCAGGACCTTTGGCGACAGGCGAAGACGATCAAGCTTGGCTGAATCCATGCCGGCAGATTCTGCCTTGGCAATGTCTTTCGCGTTGGCTTCGGCGATGAAATCCGCACGCGACTCCAACAGACCGGCCAGGATTGTCAAAGCCTTGTCCTTGGCCGCACCAGGGGCCTTGGCCATAAAACGGGACGCGTTCTTGGCTTGGCCTGCCAGCGCCTTCATCTGATCATGAATGCTCATGGGTCCTCCGATGGGGTGAAGGCCACAGATAGCCTTGGCCCCGCACCCTCGTCAACGAGAGCCTTTTGACAGTCAGGGGGCTTTAGGTATAGATGAAACGCCTTTCGGCCCTCCACCGCGTAAGCGGCGGTTTTTTTTAAATCCTCAATACTAGAGATACGGCACCACATGGCAGACATTACTTTCGACCGTC
This portion of the Desulfovibrio sp. genome encodes:
- a CDS encoding CcmD family protein; the protein is MSNQGYLLAANIVVWLGLCGYLAFVATCQKRLERRLKQLEALHHDD
- the ccsA gene encoding cytochrome c biogenesis protein CcsA; translated protein: MTAVLAALAAAALTIAQWFIWMHAPVEETMGVVQKIFYIHLPLAWWAMMSFFTVFLASLMVLIKKDNRWDRLAGAACELGVLFSGLALVTGSLWGKPIWNVWWTWDPRLTTTLIMWFVYAAYLILRQSGVGGERGPVVRAALGVVAFLDVPLVFYSARKWRSIHPTVFGSQGGGLEPEMLAAVLVSIAAVGLFWAALLSLRARQLGQSAAIRNIFLHQTR
- a CDS encoding heme exporter protein CcmB; protein product: MLSPALRIAAKDLRLCLRGAQGLAQTALLGLLVIFVFSLSRRPGEEVPALAAAAIFWLSTLFAQVLVFSGLYALEEGNGARLGLAMSPMPPQAVWLGKAMAGLVLILCCQLVFAVAVAAFLGQGVAGSPALGGATVLVVDLGLAGLGSFMGALASGKTSRESLLTVIFFPLIIPALLAGIRLLEGVILGTDAGLDWLGLAGAFAAVFCAAALVLFPFIYTGEE
- a CDS encoding ABC transporter ATP-binding protein, with protein sequence MLSLSAVAKFYGDRLVFKGLDVKVLPGRALMVVGANGAGKSTLLRVMAGLSKPSAGKVETSLDRREMAYLGHQTFLYGEATALENLRFWTGLYGLGLDDSALELALDRVGLKKFAQERAGHFSRGMAQRLNLARVFCIAPKLLFLDEPDTGLDEASKAVLHQEIARARQGERAVVWVSHHLERDLPKADDVLHLDRGRVGYLGPVAGFDASVMSGASVC
- a CDS encoding heme lyase CcmF/NrfE family subunit, whose translation is MHFAAHWALLLSLIGALALAGLAAWQLFNKDPGKASWLEAGQSVLFSVLTAVSVVLFIALYKRDFSYEYVYSYSDRVLPLFYALTAFWAGQAGSLLFWAWMTALFGLAFSMTRGYGRLAPETKVHFWMFFLAVEAFFLLLLTGPSNPFLKLMPAPMDGKGLNPLLQNPGMIFHPPLLFLGYAGFAVPGCLALSSWITGEKTSWLANTRGITIVSWIMLTAGIVLGCWWAYMELGWGGYWAWDPVENASLIPWFSATAFIHTAVVESRRGALKRTNVILMALTMLLCFFATYLVRSNVIESLHAFGEGGVGRPLLTFILVGLAVTLVVGFTGKPATASKPMSGLVSLPGMLVALAWLLMACAGVVFLGTLWPVISKLWSANPVGLDANFYNRVCNPLFVVVGVILAFCPWLSWKDGLREPRWAMVALVAMLASAAAFFTMGYRKPVPLVGMASAVSALVSLAMLLATSRAARNLKGGLGAWMLHAGLALVLLGVAFSGPYQQSKEAIVSPGQSVELGEYKLTYVDLEEFSTPGYGGGRAKIDVSKDGKALGELTPERRIYKNFPQPFAEVSVIPSFGEELYATLLAYTGDKGASIKVSINPLVNWFWIGGTLMCLAGFLCLGRAQSQEP
- a CDS encoding cytochrome c maturation protein CcmE; protein product: MAGNSKTGVYAAAAFLFLGGLGWLIYSGLDEGSVYFLNVSEALAVTPEKLGQARLFGTVAEEGLTTAPGGLGVSFTLLDKDDKAKTLLVEYKGAVPDTFKPGVEVIVEGGMTPGKGVFGATTLMTKCPSKYQKENRKETRG
- a CDS encoding HlyC/CorC family transporter, whose translation is MLELLLAIAFALVLTSFCSLSEAVLYSLRWSWIERMRAEGKRSGEIMYQMRMNIEKPITAILTVNTMACAAGSAVAGALAVGVLGDEQLIYFTALFSVFILVFGEILPKTMGVAYARRLSPVLAGPLKFMVTVLTPVIWASGFLVNLVKPKSKGPDASEDDIRAMVRLTSRAGKINALEEMSITNILALDTKQVRQIMTPRTVVFSLSADTTVARAREENPLWPHSRVPVYEADDPENVVGIAFRRQVFEALANDQHGLKLSQIMKPVQFVLDTMSLDKVLIRFIESKMHLFVVLDEYGGVCGVITLEDVLEEILGKEIVDETDEVADMRELARVRREQLLRDQTPGGGN
- a CDS encoding substrate-binding domain-containing protein, whose product is MRSLVTALLLVLVSFAQALAVPVENPFAGLSGELRITGSDVGLIAAREAAEKIMAQNPSVKITFTLTGPGMGLRRVRFRQADICLYDRNPPEAHQQQGASLSFVAYGVDPVVVVVNPVNTVGPLSIDQLRLLFSAKIRTWESVGGGSYPVMPIYIEASEIEGKPDTKPGNVSVSSQPAMRFTLGRNKETLGFISMRDLDATLKPVALEGVAPDLEAFKAGRYRVYRLMYAAMGTDPSPLAAAFMRYMAGPQGQALLEATGYLPLAAKPAWETVLPVGEPDRIALGW
- the nadD gene encoding nicotinate (nicotinamide) nucleotide adenylyltransferase; the encoded protein is MSRLGILGGSFNPVHVAHVRLAVEMAEALNLDRVELIPAARPPHKSDGGMLPFELRAELLSLAIQGMESLRVNLMEAERPGPSYTWDTLTELAVRNPEDDIHFIMGASDLLNLHSWRHGTELGSLANLAVATRDHLGRAEVEAYLAARPEIRCEPDGPGRWRMDSGKRIELVDIPRLDISASFVRERFRRGANLRFLIPRTVEEQLNRQRDQILKIWS
- a CDS encoding glutamate-5-semialdehyde dehydrogenase, with the translated sequence MSIHDQMKALAGQAKNASRFMAKAPGAAKDKALTILAGLLESRADFIAEANAKDIAKAESAGMDSAKLDRLRLSPKVLASMAKACLDVAAMPDPVGAIETMWQRPNGLMVGKMRIPLGVVCMIYESRPNVTVDSAILCLKAGNAVVLRGGSEAFHSNMALAALLSQALEEAGLPGGAVRLVDTTDRAAVPALCKLDEYIDVMIPRGGEGLIRSVVEAATMPVLKHYKGVCHIYVDEDADLEGAVTIVDNSKCQRPGVCNALECLLVSRAAASVLLPRLAESLGKRGVEFRACPASLPLLGPTAKPATEADWGYEFLDYVLAVRVVENMDAALEHIAAYGSNHTECILTANHDRAMRFLREADASMVGINCATRFNDGGELGLGAEIGISTSKLHAYGPMGVKELTSLKFVVFGQGQVRG